From the genome of Stigmatopora nigra isolate UIUO_SnigA chromosome 2, RoL_Snig_1.1, whole genome shotgun sequence:
GTGGCGCTTTTCTTTCTGGAGATTAGAGGACACAGTCAACTTTTTGATGACATCAGCCGATCTCCTCAGGGTGAGGGGCCCATTTCATGAAAGAAGAGACACTAAATAATGTTCACTAAACGGTGAtacgtaaataaaaaaatgtatcataatACCCAAACACTTTGTTTTGATGTCAGGCTGGCCTGGAGTGTTCTTCAGCATTGCTGGGTTGCTGTTCTTCACAGATATGTGCATCTACTGGATACACCGTTGCATGCATCATAGGAGCATTTATAAGGCAGGTTGTAGGCCTTCACTGGTCTAATCGAGTCAACAATTTGGAAGAATGTTTTTCCCAGTGCTTTGAACTTTAATCTAATGTAGCATTTTGGTTAGGTGCATCTGTATATATAGAATATGTTAAGATGATTCATATTGGTCTCACTTTTTAGGACTTTTTGTATAATTTGGAATCAAGATAGGTTGCCACTGCTCACAAAGTGATGAATCAGACATTATCTTATATACAGAGGATTATATACCAGGTGTCTGATAAGAAATATTTTAGCTTTCACTTGACTAGGATGATTTATTGGCCTTGTAAGATTGACTAGTACTTATTTTTGAATTCTCCTATCATCAGTACCTCCACAAGCAGCATCACATATTCAAGATCCCTTCTCCATTTGCCAGCCACGCCTTCCACCCAATTGACGGCTTTCTGCAGAGCTTACCTTACCACATTTATCCTTTCATTTTCCCACTCCATAAGGTGAATTATTGAATTAGTTATTAAGATTTGATTCACTGAAACATGTGAAATCttacttttcttttcatttgggGTATTTCAGGTTGTTTACCTGTCCCTCTTCGTCTTCGTCAATATCTGGACCATTTCTATTCACGACGGGGACTTCCGCATCCCTGGCCCATTAATAGGTTTTATAAATGGTGCCGCTCACCATGTGGATCATCACCTTTTTTTCAACTATAACTATGGGCAGTACTTCACATTATGGGATCGTCTGGGAGGCTCCTACAGGCATCCTTCAGTCCTCCAAGGGAATGGACCACATGACCTTATTCGCAAGCTTACATAGACAAGTAAGCATGATAGCATTCTAAAGAAAATTTGAAATACTGGATGGCAGGATTGAAATTATGTGTATTTTAGGCTTTAATTACATTAAAGACACCACATTAACATTTGATATTTAGACAGGAACCTTTGTCCTCTTACATAGCATGGAACCACAATAACTAATCAATCAACAAGTAATCATGAGATCATATTATTAAATCTGTTGCAAAACAccattgcatacctgtcaactggtacgttctcgccgtaattggtacaactgaaagcccatttttatattggtacgctgtacacatgaaaatggtacgctaaacggtgattttgagaaaaaaaaataaattaaggcactttctagccatttttcaccatccgccattgtttcttcccggaaacgcatgtctgccaagtgatatatgtaccggcgcctctgattggctaaaaaaaaaagatcatgataaacatttcgttttgtaacactttcaccatgtgatttccgtttcctgttcccttgtttatgtttactttcatttgatcagctgtttctggtctgtttacaagtcaagaatacactcttacacgtggtacttgttgttcgtgattttttacaaaaaagtaaagtggtaagattttccatgtatttatacatatatgtaagggcgaaaacaaaatttggtaagatcacaaatggttcgaggttgacaggtatgccattGCAAGTAGGACGAGCGGAAGAAAATGTCAACCAATCCAGGTGGTAAATGTAACTGATGTTTTAGTATCAGGTCGCCATTTAACTCCCTATGTTTGGAGTGTTTTCATGGAGACTCTGCAGGCCGAGGTCTATCCACTTCATCTCTTGCTCCTTCACGGACTCAGTGGAGCCCCCATTGTCCTGTTCAGCCTCAGGGAGTTCACTCTGATAAACAGAAGGGAATAAATTAGATTACTGGAATTGAATTACTAGTCGCGGGCCCCCAAGACATAATATTTCCTGTGAAACAAAGGCGTCCGAACTATCTTAGAAAGGGCAGCAGTGGGCAAAGGTTACGTTGCAACTGATGGAGAGGACATCTTTTAATCAATCTGGTGTTTTACCAGTGCAATCAGTATTTTCAAATGATTTCTTGATCTCAGCAGACATttcattgattaaaataaccGCAGTATCGTTTAGAacaaaaaacctgcacccacagcggcccttttCGAACCAGCTTGGACACCCCTAGAACAACGTTACAAACGTAAACATTCGTTTTGAGAAATTTGACATTAACTTTAACTCAAGTACAATGTCGtttatatttaatttctttGTCAAAATCCCTGACGTCAATTTACCAGCGGGATGGTGACGTCTTCATATGGTAACCTATCCTCTCTCCAGGCATCATCGGTGAGATCCAGAACTCGACCGTCACGTTGGATTTCACTGTCCATAGTAAGAACGACCCTTGCTTTAATCTTTAA
Proteins encoded in this window:
- the LOC144209666 gene encoding lathosterol oxidase-like, giving the protein MDHVLKVADYYVFTPYVYPSSWPEEWALRQLLSLSLVTNLGAQLLYLLFAAVNFYCVFDHRLMKHPLFIENQVSREIQLATTSLFWMSFPTVALFFLEIRGHSQLFDDISRSPQGWPGVFFSIAGLLFFTDMCIYWIHRCMHHRSIYKYLHKQHHIFKIPSPFASHAFHPIDGFLQSLPYHIYPFIFPLHKVVYLSLFVFVNIWTISIHDGDFRIPGPLIGFINGAAHHVDHHLFFNYNYGQYFTLWDRLGGSYRHPSVLQGNGPHDLIRKLT
- the anapc13 gene encoding anaphase-promoting complex subunit 13, with translation MDSEIQRDGRVLDLTDDAWREDRLPYEDVTIPLSELPEAEQDNGGSTESVKEQEMKWIDLGLQSLHENTPNIGS